Genomic segment of Thermodesulforhabdaceae bacterium:
GCTCTAAATTCTTTTGTAACGCCTGAGGGCGGAGAAATGGGCAGAGCTCAAGTGGTGCAGGCTGAAGCAGCAGGTGTAGAACCTCATGTGGACATGAATCCAATTTTGCTTAAACCCACATCCCAAGTAGGATCGCAAGTAATAGTCCTGGGACGCCCTATTGGTAACATGACAGCTAAAGAATATTACCGTTACAAAAAACAACTTATATCAGTTGTTGGTGATGCCTACGAAAGGCTCGCAAAAAACTACGATGTTATAGTGCTTGAAGGAGCCGGAAGTGCTGTCGAACTCAATCTCAAAGAACATGATATTGTAAATCTTTCCATGGCAAAAATGGTGCAGTCTCCCTCCATTCTGGTTGGAGATATTGATCGTGGTGGAATTTTTGCGTCCCTTTTGGGAAGCATCGCCCTAATGGAACCAGATGAACGGAATCTCATAGCTGGTATGGTAGTTAATAAATTCCGGGGCGATCCTGCTCTCTTTGAAAGCGGGGTTAAAATCCTTGAAAACCTTTCAGGAAAGCCTGTGCTTGGGGTTGTGCCCTTTTTTTCTCATATTCAAATACACGAAGAAGATAGCGTTGCTCTCTCAAAAAAATTTGCTCAAAGAACCAGCAATGATGCAGGTCCCCAAATATCTTCGGAAGTAATATCTATTGGAATTCTTCGCCTTCCCTATATTTCAAACTACACCGATTTTGATGCTTTGGAACAGGAATCCAACGTAAACATTGCTTATTTTGATCGTCCGGAAGATGTTTTTTCCTTTGATGCAATTATAATCCCCGGTAGCAAGAATACCATTGAAGATCTTGCAATCCTGCACAACCTGGGGTTAGTTGATGCTCTTAGATCATTTGTCAAAACCGGGCGTATCTTAGTCGGAATTTGTGGTGGATACCAGATGTTAGGAAAGTATGTACGTGACGAAGAAGGAGTAGAAAGTAAGATAAGAGAAATTGATGGCTTAGGAATAATCCCAATGGGAACGGAGATGTTCAAAGAAAAAATCACTTACCAAGTCGAAGCACTACCGAATCCTGATCATCCTCTCTGGGAATTTCTAACAGAAAACACTAAGCCCCTGTTAGGTTATGAAATCCACATGGGCAGAAGCTTTTCCCTGATCAAAGAGGCAAAACATCTTTTTAAGGTCAGACGTGTTGGAACTTCATCCGATGATTTTCATCTAGATGGTCTGGTGGGAGATGTGGGTGAATGCTGGGGCACTTACATACACGGTATATTTGACAACGATTATTTCAGAAAATATTTCCTGAGAAGAATTGCAACAAAACTAGGTAAAAGAGTGCCGGAATGTGAGAAAAGCATGGAGTTCCTGAAATGGAAGGAACAACAGTATAACCTTTTAGCTGACCACTTCAGACGCCATGTTGATGTGAACCGAATATACAAAATAATTGGACTTTAGGAGACTACAGTGTCGTTTTCAGATTTTTCCCTGTGGCATTTAATTACAGCCTATGTGTTAGATCTCATTATCGGCGATCCCTATTGGATGCCTCACCCCGTTAGATGGATAGGAAGTTTGATATCTTATCTTGAAAAAGTCTTATATCCCAAAAAAAATTCAAACACGGATTCTCTTATTGCTTCATGGAATCTCGCGCTAAGAGGCGGGATGCTCGTGACTCTCACTATTACCATTGTGGTTGGAACTTGTTGGGTAGCAATTAAAATGCTTCCTCGCCCATTGTTAGATATCTTCTTTGTATGGCTTACATACACACTTCTAGCAACACGAAGTTTGCATATTGAAACAAAACGAGTTAT
This window contains:
- a CDS encoding cobyric acid synthase — encoded protein: MKRAKSVMFLGTGSDVGKSILAAALCRVLKQDGYKVAPFKAQNMALNSFVTPEGGEMGRAQVVQAEAAGVEPHVDMNPILLKPTSQVGSQVIVLGRPIGNMTAKEYYRYKKQLISVVGDAYERLAKNYDVIVLEGAGSAVELNLKEHDIVNLSMAKMVQSPSILVGDIDRGGIFASLLGSIALMEPDERNLIAGMVVNKFRGDPALFESGVKILENLSGKPVLGVVPFFSHIQIHEEDSVALSKKFAQRTSNDAGPQISSEVISIGILRLPYISNYTDFDALEQESNVNIAYFDRPEDVFSFDAIIIPGSKNTIEDLAILHNLGLVDALRSFVKTGRILVGICGGYQMLGKYVRDEEGVESKIREIDGLGIIPMGTEMFKEKITYQVEALPNPDHPLWEFLTENTKPLLGYEIHMGRSFSLIKEAKHLFKVRRVGTSSDDFHLDGLVGDVGECWGTYIHGIFDNDYFRKYFLRRIATKLGKRVPECEKSMEFLKWKEQQYNLLADHFRRHVDVNRIYKIIGL